tagggatgtaggatacttaGCACTCGCGGGGCaatacgaggcattggtaagtttatcgtatttagatttatttaattgcattaattgttacgttttaaaaaataaccttttttttttacttttgaaCACAAATGCAGTTGGTGGCCGTATAGCgattacgcatcttggggttagagcatatgccttactcGGGCTTACGGGGCTTGCGTCGaagatggtacggatatccgaggatggtatccggcaggcaAGAGAGATTAGGTGCATGGAGGAGCTTGTTCCgaaggctgagtatcaggcagcgcCAGGAGGATGACCcggtgctcccagaggaggatGCCGTGCTGGCAGAGGATGCCGTGCTGCCAGAGGATgccgtgcgcgtagaggacgcggtgctgctgctagaggacctagTGGtagaggacaccatctggtagatgaggcagATGAGGTCGATTCCATTGCAAAGCACGTTCCCGATCTAGTCTAACCGCCGCCGTTCCATGCCGGTGGCAActcacctggggactcacctacgtttacgccggcggtcctacttgctgagatacctgggtcttcatcacagccaagccagaatgcatacatggatagggctgggcataaataccgaaaaccgaaaaaccgaatcgaaccgaactgaaacttcaacaaaccgaaccgaaccgaactagtttggttcagtgtttggtgtccaccgtaaaaaaaccgaaaccgaaatagccgaaccgaagtttgataaaaccgaacgcgcaccgaaatttaatacattacccaaaaaaaattaaaatagtccaggcccattaagtttaaagcataaaaaacccaattgtaataagtcctcttttgcatttgtatccctaattttccacttcaattgagaaaatcaaatatcctaaacaaagaaaggtaactaggatgcgtctttaggattaatgtatgttctttatgtgttttcttaattattcttacggtatgtatataacacctagtaatcctatatcatgattatagttttctgttcttgtgtatcctgtttgtttgattttgatttcaatttatcagttttatattttattgcttttgagattttgaattagtgtcaatggaatcgcttctaatattatatcaaaaaaactaaattgaaaaaactgaaaccgaaccgaaccgaactagtttggttcggtgttcggtgtccaccttcaaaaaactgaagccgaaatagccaaaccgaagtttgataaaaccgaaccgaaaaaccaaaTGCCCACCTCTATACATGGAGGAGCGtcataacgttgattgggcggcgttacgcgcttcattagctgatgagcggcctgtgaggaatttagagggagccaggattcttgacttcgataaGATTTTGATCctggttagtatttaaaatacttatttgttcatttaaatttcttattttatatatatatgttactcattatttagtaatattttatattttaggattcggcgccagtgggtccaccagagccacccactcaagcgttttctcatgggcctgccgagccagcggtgtcttcccatgtgactgtcgagccacaggtaagctttttattaaaattagttttattcaatataaggccaatatttaatatatatatatatatatatatatatgattatttaaagtacttattttaaatatgtatgttacttattatttcgtttttttcatattttaggattcggtgccagtgggtccacaggagcgaCCCATTCAGGAGCTTCTCATCAGCCtaccgaggcagaggtgtcttctcatgagactacagAGGCATGTAAGATTTTTACTTAAAGCAAATTTTATtctatataaggtaaatatttatttaatttttataacctttatttggacttcgaacagcatctcgttcaggagactacctcatattcaccaccagacccatctcaggagcctacagacccatctcaggagcctactcaggcgcccgttgacacacaggtttgattattcaacaaaagttaatgtattcaatataaataagaaatggtactaattattatatacttttcaggttcatccttcagCGCCTGCagtggcgactcccgacgaggaagaggtcgagtttctaGACCCATGTCAGCATGAGGTTCTGCCTGTGCTAGCGGgaccagatcccaagaagaagcacattcTAGTCAAGGGCACACGGTCCAGGGGAAgaatcatgacttggagcgcccggttattaagaggaaaaagggcgatggagacgatggtgagggcggtggggatggtatgagccttaggcctaaggatagtctcagacataccacatgtgggacccatccacgatagtgtatatacattagtgttgtacagtttatcgtaaatattatatattttttgcatatttataaatattatcttagtctttattattgtttatagtttcacatcctaaattgataattaaaaaaaacgtgaaacattcgaaataaagttaagcattaatttaaaaataacatgaaaccctaaaagataaataacgtaaagctaatgactacaagtcttcaaacaaaaaatggCTTctagcacttttcaaccactaaaacgacaatccaaacttttgtgtatccttgatgtattgagcctaccttattaattgtacaaatataagtagggttctatataaaatattgaagttccggagtctcaaagcatgattaatatacggctaaactacgtaaaaaagagtAAAAATTTAATAAGAGGTTGTTTTTGGAAAAAGGTGgactcctatagcgcagtattttactgcgctataggtcaGTGAAACTTtggtttagcgcagtaaaatactacgctaAAGCACCTAACGGCTCTGTCacggttaagtgctttagcgcagtattttaccgCGCTAAAGGTAGTTATGtaacctttttttttgttgggtattttggttcaaaatattttttttttaggtcattttggttccggactcgtgtGGCAACGTAAGACATTAGATGATTTCTTCTCATCTAAAGTCCCAGCGAGACAAAAATGTTATTAGATGATTTCTTTTCATGTGTCACAACCTTGATGAACAGGATTACTAGGGACATGTGCTGGTGACCATATAAAATTAGTTAAGGTGCACATAAATTGTCCTGACGCCacgattaattaaaaaaaaatgatctttATAACATGTGATCTAATCATTAATATATGTGTGGTTTAACCATCTAATAAATataaaatgagaaatttaaaaTTAAGTTATTTCTAAATTTATAAAAGTTATCTTTTTGGGAATAAACTAAAACGAAAAATGTATTacaaaaattgtataaattgtaTTATGTGACAGAGAGGGTAATAGCCGTACGAGGAGTATATCTTTTAAGTAGATAATACGATAGTAGTATTCACACCGCTACGCGCAAAAGACTCGGGTTCAAAATTGAACCGCTACTACCAACAGAAAACGTGGGTAAACCCAAAGTCCACAGATGATTCGCATTAACCGGAACATATTTGTATTAGGGGGTGGTCAAAAAGTTAATACGGACTCTGGCAAATAGAgatcaaaattttattttctttccaTCGCTTTTGAATTAAGAGAAACAAACACGAAGCTTCCAACGATCCTCGAAACTTTCCACACGTGCCTATTACTTCtaatattttatgttgtagtATTTCCAAGAGTAATAATCATAGAGTGAGAACACAATATTTAATTGATGTTCAACCTATTTCctcttttcttctattttcttgcAGTCAACACAATCATTCAAGCAAAGTACAAGTATAAAAACACAAGAATTCTTGACATACAACATCTGAAACCAAAAGTCTTTTTATCCCTCTGAGTCTAAGGGAATACTTTCCACTGCTTTACACGAGACTTCATATATCCACTTAATTTGTGTTCCTCAAATATCTACACAAGATACTGATTGTGATTTTGGAATCTATTTATATAGGCAAGATCTAAACCTTGGAGAGTACTGATTATTTAAGATATACACAATTTCTTCTCAAGAATGGATATTTCATCAGCTACATGGTGGTCTGAAATGGTAAGACAATAATATGAGCACTTATTAGCTAGAGAAGTTTTCTTTTGTTGCGAAAGTTCCCTATAATTTTATCTAGTACCTTGTAGTAATTAACATGTTCTTTGACAAATACAGGATCTTATGAATATGAATGATCTTAACTACATTGATCACTGCCAAATGATGACCACATTTGACGATTTGCCTTTCAATAATAACCCTTTTACCTCTTGCACCTATGGTAATGTTCAAGCTTCTCAGGCTGCTGAAATTTTATTAGAGGGAGAGCCAGCTTTTTGCAGTTCCACAAACACTGATTACCAAAATACCTCTTTTTCTTCTCCTTCTACCTCTCCTCCGCCGTCGTCTTCATCCAATGTCATTTCTTTCTCTAACACAAGTTCGCCATCAACCACTACTTCTTCTGCCCAAAACTACTTTGAAAAATTGAAGACCTCCGTGAAGTCTGAGGTCCCATCAGGAACTACCATAAACTTCTCCTCGTCAAATATTTCTCTGGACTCAGATTTTGACGATAGTCAGCAACTATTCCAGGCCATGGGATTTGGGGCTGATGATAATACTCAGAAGAAGGGTTATGGTAGGACACCTTTACAGGCACAAGACCACGTTCTGGCTGAAAGAAAACGAAGAGAAAGGCTCACACAGTACTTTATAACTTTGTCTACCCTCATCCCAGACCTAAAGAAGGTATTTTTTTTTCACTCTATTCGTCATTTTATGTCAAAAGCTACTGAAAAATCTTGATGTagtgctttaaaaaaaaaaaaaaaaaaaaaaaaacttgatgaAGTGCTTAGTATCTGACCTCCACTTTGTTTGAGAGTTATATCCTATATAGCAACTCTAAAATTGTAACCATACTTGAGATTGATTGTGTCAATTTATAGTGTTATGATGAGCCAATTTATAGTGTTTGGgatgggttcaattgaacccacaATAATTATTTTAGACCATGGTATAAATATTTTGATTTGAATCATATTTAGATCatagtataaatattttttatttgaatCATACTTCCAATAAAGGATTTAAAATCTTGAATTCATTAGGATTATATCCTAAATTCGTCTCTAAATTTGTGTATTCTGGTGTTTGTTAATCTTGTAACAGTTGGACAAGGCATCAATACTGGGAGACGCGATTAAATACATAAAACAGCTGCAAGAACAAGTAAAAACCCTCGAGGAACAAGCCAATAAATATAGCGAGGAACCGGCAGTTGCAGTTAAGAGACCTCGATTGTTCTCAAGTTATGACAATTCTTCAATTACTTCTAATGAAAACTCTAATGGTAGAACCAACAAATCAGTCCCAGATACTGAAGTTAGAGCTGCAGATGGAAACGTTTTGATTAGGATTTGTTGCATAAAGCAAGCAAGAATAATAAAGGAAATATTCAGCGAAATAGAAAAGTTTCGTCTCACTATTACTAGTAGTAGCGTCATCCCTTTTGGCTATAATACGACTCACATGACCATTGTTGCTCAGGTATTAACATAATCTTTTGAAATTCATTGAACTATCATTTACTCCAATTGACTTATGTAGCTAATATTTTGAACAAAATTTTTGAAACAGATGGATCATCAGCTGAACATGTCAACGAAATATGTCGCGAATAAAATACGTTTGTCTATAATGAAGCTTATCAGTAGCCATGAAGAATCCAATTCTCTAGTTGCATAGAGAATTTCAAGATTGTCAGAAGCTAATTTTCGGCTATTTCAGTGATAGTGTTAATTTAGAATGTAAAGGTGGGTCTCATTGACTTCGTTTTTGGGTAAAAGGTTTTCATTATTGTGGACTGgggctatgtttttttttttttcgggtcACAAGTTGGGACCCGTTTTACAATAGCCCCACTTGCTACAAATGAGGCTGGCTCACTCTTTTTTGACAAGTCATGGAGTTCCACTAAGTGGTCCTATTCTTGTTCTCCTTTGGGGGACTGCTAGCTACAGGCCATGCACGTTTAGTTTTCTTTTCTCTCGTTTTGTTTTTGGGCTTTTAAGTAACTAATTTTTGGCCTTTCTTGTATACTACTCGACAATAGTTTTTGTCTACTTGTATTGATGGCTTGATGGTGTAATAAATACATGTTTATTGGAGTTACGGTAATTAGTTAAATCCCTTGTCGTCTTTAATTTGGATGCATGAAAGTATCACATTCTCCTCAATCCTGTCACACCCAAATCCGGCTAACCTGATCGATGGGCAAGCAGTATTAGAGGATAGGTTAGCCTTTTATTAGAGATAAAAAATAAACATTCTCAAAATACAGGATGATAATTTTCACAACACATAAAATTCATAAATATCTAGTCAATCCTATTACATCTTCGCCCCATCTACGTTTTACATTAGTATCTTTTAGAATATTCTTTAAGGCTTTCGATAATTTTAAAAAGTGGCATACTTTCCAATTTTTAAATATTCGGACATATGAAATGATAGTTCTCAACATATTCATAAATCCCGTTAgataaattgtttccaaataccGTTAATGAATATTCATATTTTGCACACTTAATGAATATAAAAGAATTTCTTAGGCGTACTCTCCTATCGTGCCGACAAAAATTCCCTTAGATATGTTACCACAATGGTTTTCCCATGGAGTTTCAATACATACATAGCTTGCACATACATAGCTTgcctaaatatttttcttacaCCATCTAAAACTCTATTTGAGCAAAATAATTATCCTAAATTTTCCACATTGTTTACGAAGTTATATTTCTGCAAATATGTAAGTTCCTTCATAAATTCTCTCATGACAAGAGGCCTTGCAAGTTGCGACGTGAGTGAAATTAAGATATAAGTTATGACAATAtaaatttttaataaaatatttCTCACGTAACATGTACACAATGGTAAAATTAATGATGTGGCGGTGACATGTTATTGTTCGGCCAAAAATTTCAGTTTTTAGTGATTCATTTTTTATGAACGTAGTATTCATTCATAATTTAGTGACTTTATTGTTACAAAAATTAGTTTTATGATTTTAGAGTCAAAAGTAGTTAGCTTAGTGATTTACTATTACGAAAACAGTTTTGTGACTTTAGAGTTAAAAAGAAAGTAAATTTAGTGATAGTCAGTGAAATTAACCCAAATAATACCCTATAGCTTAATTATAGtaagaaatatgaaaattacaaaAACATGAATACTTAAGGGAGGTTTTTACGTATTCTCTCCCAAAAGTATGATTCTCTTAACTTTATGGAACCCTTTTTTCCATTTGACTAAAAGGTTGTCCTAATTATAACATAAAATCGTAAGAAGAAGTTGAAAGAAgtttcaacttcttctttttacttgattcaaagaaaggaagaaaTATAAATCCCAAGTTTGAAAAGTGAAAAGTAGTGTGGAAGATGATGAACCGGCACCACTTTTTAGTAGTACAGAAGACTATGggaatccgcgacttttgtagtaccaaaaaaaaaatattaaatcaaactagtacaaaaaaaaaaaattacattagtagtattcacgcacgaaattcgtgcatgaaaggaccaaagtgcaaaattggactttgggcctttcacgcatgaaattcATACGTGAAGGAGAACCCAATTTCTCATGCTTCTTTCTTACTAATCATGACTTACAAGTTGTAGGCATTTGTTATCATGATTTGCAAGTTGTACGTGCAAATAGGCTTGAAAGTATTTATTATTAGAgttcggaaccaaaatgcccccaaaaaaatcactttgaacaaaaaaaaaaaaaaaaatctataacgcagtaaaatactgcgttatagaaataataccaaaaaaaaaaaattataacgcagtaaaatactgtatTATAGAAACAGTGCTAAAACAAATCTATAATGCagtaatcgttggtcaaagtatgacgtttcggagtcttgacacacgactaattgttggtcaaagtatgaaaaaaaacactaagtcttttcaaacaaaacttacttcgggcaccttttcaacccctaaaatgacgatccgaacgtctacgtatccttgatgtattgggcctacattattgtacgcagaaaaaaatatcaggttctatataaaatattgacgtttcggagtcttgacacacgactaatcgttggtcaaagtatggaaaaaaactaagttttttcaaacaaaacctacttcggacaccttttcaacccctaaaatgacgatccaaacgtctacgtatccttgatgtattgggcctacattattgtatgcagaaaaaaatatcaggttctatataaaatattgacgtttatgagtcttgacacacgactaatcgttggtcaaagtatgggaaaaaaactaagttttttcaaacaaaacctaCTTCAGGCACCTTtccaacccctaaaatgacgatccgaacgtctacgtatccttgatgtattgggcctacattattgtacgcagaaaaaaatatcaggttctatataaaatattgacgtttcgaaaTCTTGACACAcggctaatcgttggtcaaagtatgaaaaaacagtaagtttttccaaaaaaaacttacttcgggcacattttcaacccctaaaatgacgatctgaacgtctacgtatccttaatgtattgggcctacattattgtacacagaaaaaaatatcaggttctatataaaatattgacgttttggtGTCTTGACACAcggctaatcgttggtcaaagtatgaaaaaaacactaagtttttccaaacaaaacttactttgggcaccttttcaacccctaaaatgacgatccgaacgtctacgtatccttgatgtattgggcctacattatcgtacgcagaaaaaaatatcaggttctatataaaatattgacgtttcggagtcttgacacacgactaatcattggtcaaaatatggaaaaaaacactaagtgttgcaaaaaataaagttggccaatttttttttttggtactgtttctataacgcagtattttactgcgttataattttttttttttggttcaaagtgatttttttgggggcattttggttccgaacTCTAATAATAAATACTGTCAAGCCTATTTGCACGTACAACTTGCAAATCATGATAACAAATGCCTACAACTTGCAAGTCATGATTAGTAAGAAAGAAGCATGAGAAATTGGGTTCTCCTTCACGCATGAAATTCATGCGTGAAAGGCCCAAAGTCCAATTTTgcactttggtcctttcacgcacgaatttcgtgcgtgaatactactaatgtaatttatttatttttatactagtttggtttaattttttttttttactacaaaagtcgcggattcgATTCCTTAGCAGTTAGCACCCCGTACTTGACAATCAACTCAAAAAGTTACTACAATACTATTCCCTGGGGCTTCACACTTACTTTATTTCTTAATCACACTCTCTATTCATTTGACTTGCCTTTTTTTGGACGGTTAATGGTTCATTAATGGGATACCAATCCTTTTTGGTCTCATAGTCAAACAACTAAAGAAAATAAGAAATTATTCATGTTAATCTtcatttagggcctgtttggaaattCTAGTAATTATACAACTAAGTAATTATAGTAATTACAATGATCTGTTTATTTATCGTAACATAATTACAGTGTATTATAATGATCTGTTTATTTGTCGTAacataattacagtgtaattttcAATGTTATATTTAGTTGCACAAGTATAATTACAGAGTTTGATCttcttttattttaaataaaactaATTATGAAAATTAAATAAGCTTTTGAAAGATGAAGATGTAAACAATATTTAATATGTggaaaatatatgtgtaaataaaaatattaaaatgagaaaaaagaattTGAAAAGTAAACAGGTAAATACATCATGTAATTACAAATAATTCTTTGTCTTGTTGATAATTGATAAGTGTAATTACTTTCTTTCAATTACACTAAATTACATATTTATCAAGTAGTATTTGGCCAGATAAACATGTCAAACAAAAATGACTTTTCAAACAAGCCCTTAGTGCCATCCATTGTCAATCTTACCTGAAAAAACTAGCTTTGATACTTTTATGGAAACAAAAAATTAAAGGAGTGTAAATTagatggttttcaaaaatatggTGGAGGGGAGGACCTTTACTTGATTTTGTACCTTGTAAATGAATGGAGCAGGAGGTGTTACAACAATTAGGCTGCAGTTTCAAATCTAAATAATGATTTGCTTATAAGAATTAGTGTTTCCAACATTTGAGAAAAATATTGTTTCACATAGACAAATTCATAAAATCAAATTTTGAGGATTATAGACTATACATTAAAGTTAATACCAATCACGTTTAAGTGTCACAACAACATATTTTTCTTATTAATTGAAGAAAATCTTATGACCATCCTTTTTGGCTAAAAAGTTAAAGCTCCATCAATTCTAAAAGTAATTGCACTGTTTGTTCTTTAAATGGACTGGTATTTAATATTTGGccttcaaaattgaacttatgcctaTAGGGGCATAAAGTTCTGTAAGGACGAGGGCATTACTTATGGATATAATGCGTAACTTATTCCTTTAtaggcataagttcaattttgaagagaaaaaaattaaagaccagctcatttgaaggacaaaattaaagaccagcacaaaatggagacaaaagtgcaaatgaccctcgTTTGTATGATAGAATGTCAAACCCAACAAAGTAATTAGGCCCAAAAAGCCCACCATAGTACCGTTCGGAGTAAACCCGACTCGAAGTACTGGATCATACACTCAGTATTGAACAGTTTTGCCAAGAAACTCGTTCTTTATTCCACGGATGTCGTAATTCAGTTGTCTTATTGATCAACACAAAAACAGGCGATTAATTACAAGCATGGATGTTGAGACACGACAAAATATCAAAAAACACCTAACAGAAATTAAAGATTCAGAAGTAAAGATCAATGAGGAAGGAAGTGGTGGTATTGGCAGCACTGACGACGGCTTCCACCGTGGTAGCGGCGGTGCTGTTGGTGAGACAATGGAAGCGACGGAGCGAGCAACGGTGGAGACATGCACAGCGTATTCTTCGTAAATTTGCAAGAGAATGTGCAACACCTGTTCCTAAATTATGGCTAATTGCTGATGATCTTGTTGCTGACATTCAAGCTGGTTTAACTAATACTGAATCTAGCCTTCAAATGCTTCCTTCTTGCTTACCTTCACTACCCACTGGGTACTATAAGTTTGATTCTTCCTCGCCAATTGAATTTAATTCTATCTTGTTGATTacattttcattcttcatttaTAGTTTATGTTCTTTTTTTTCTGGTGGTCATTCAATTTTGAGTTTATTATGCAAAAGTcacttttctatttttttgttaGTACGTATTAAATCATTCAACTATCACACAAAAATTTACTTTTTTCTTTTATATCACATAAAAGTCATTCAACTTTAAAGTTTTATCACACtagagtctttttttttttttgtcacataAAGTCATTCAGTTTTGCCCGAGTTAACTAAAAAGTAAATTCCACttgaatttttatgttttgtaacggaagtgcgggttatctctcctgtgtcgATGTTGGAAAAACGGGGAGGAAAGAACACTCAAATAATTTAAATTCTCGGTTAAAGACAACTTGACTTACAATTTCAATCATTCTCTTTGAAGAGAAGTGGGGAAAATATATTTTCCACCAACTTTACATAAAAGGTtacattttttcttcttctcataTCACATGACTATAGTACCTAGATATTTATAGGACTGCATGTACCTAATCTAGTACATGTATCATAATTTAATTCTattcatcctttttttttctcaaataCATGTATTCAACTATACATGTATCCTTACACTAATATCCAAATACATGAACTAACTAAATTCATGCATCGCataaatcaaaaaatatttttcttcttccaAGGCAAGGTTGATATTTCAAcatggtttgcgagctattgcacaggagctgggtttaccctgtgcgcacccgaagggtaccGGCTGCGGTTCCAtgtcattaaaaagaaaaaaaggtatgaCATGGGGAGGAAGGGAGGGGAATGTGTGAATCGAAGCAACGCCTATTGTGTGAAAGACTCACACTGATACCATTAAACTATAATCCTTGGTGTTTTTGTTAGATTTTGGGACTAGTTTGATCAATGGATAAATTTTAGAAATGGAAACACGCATCGAAGTTGAAAAATCAAATTATGCTTGCATTCCATTTTAAGTAGATGTAGAGGGTTGATTTCTTAGATAGTCactcaactaatagttattaGCTAAACTTTCTTCTTGATCAAAGAAAGTGACTTTCGGAGATAATACCTATTAGTTGAGTTACAATATGAGAAATCAAACTCTAGATGTGGATTGTGGATATAGAAAATTTAAGTCAGTAAGTTCAGAGTATCACTATACTTGAATATTTTTTTGTAGTTAGGACAATTGCTCAAGAGGGAGCGTTCTTACATTGTAACTTTTGAATAGGAGGATTTTTTTAGTTGCTCATTAGTTGTTTACTTATGTGGTGCCAGTGATGAGAAAGGTCTATACTATGGAATTAATCTTCGTGGAACTAACTTCATCATCGTGCAAGCACGTCTTGGAGGAAAAAATGCACCCATTTCACGTATTGGAGGAAGAAATGAACCCATTTCGGATCTATACAGGCAAGAAATTCCAATTCCTCCCAACATAATAGAGAGCAGCTCCCAGGTATATCCATTGCCTTGAAATAGAAGTGTTATCTGCTGGATAATTCACAGCAATAGGTCTTATTTATTGCAAGATACATATTTTATTATAATAAGTATTTTTATGATGAAATTCCCAATTCATCTAAAATCTAAGATATATTGGATTTCCTCCATAGTTATTTTGACTGATGAATGATTCTAACTGCTAGGAGTACTTATTATGGGATATGATTAGCTTACCACCTCTGCTGATATGATCCTGACAAAAGAAAGAGCATATTGCTTCAACATTACTATGTAATTGAAGCATTTAAGATTGCAGTTATTTAATTACATGATTTTCGGTTTACTCTAGTCACTTAAGGTGTTCAGCCCTAAAGGCTGAAATTAGATATGAGAAATGGTATAG
Above is a genomic segment from Lycium barbarum isolate Lr01 chromosome 12, ASM1917538v2, whole genome shotgun sequence containing:
- the LOC132622748 gene encoding transcription factor bHLH18-like, translated to MDISSATWWSEMDLMNMNDLNYIDHCQMMTTFDDLPFNNNPFTSCTYGNVQASQAAEILLEGEPAFCSSTNTDYQNTSFSSPSTSPPPSSSSNVISFSNTSSPSTTTSSAQNYFEKLKTSVKSEVPSGTTINFSSSNISLDSDFDDSQQLFQAMGFGADDNTQKKGYGRTPLQAQDHVLAERKRRERLTQYFITLSTLIPDLKKLDKASILGDAIKYIKQLQEQVKTLEEQANKYSEEPAVAVKRPRLFSSYDNSSITSNENSNGRTNKSVPDTEVRAADGNVLIRICCIKQARIIKEIFSEIEKFRLTITSSSVIPFGYNTTHMTIVAQMDHQLNMSTKYVANKIRLSIMKLISSHEESNSLVA